The following coding sequences lie in one Cupriavidus sp. WKF15 genomic window:
- a CDS encoding quinone-dependent dihydroorotate dehydrogenase, with translation MLNALYPLLRPALFSMDAEDAHHFTLNNLLRAQRMGLAGCIGNRIADDPRTVMGVRFPNPVGLAAGLDKDGAYIDGLAAFGFGFIEVGTVTPRAQAGNPRPRMFRLPQADALINRMGFNNGGVDAFIANVRASRWKAEGGVLGLNIGKNADTPIERAADDYLYCLERVYPHASYVTVNISSPNTKNLRQLQGASELDSLLSTLKSAQQRLADQHKRYVPVALKIAPDLDADQIGNIGDALVRHKIDGVIATNTTISRDAVKGLPHAEEAGGLSGRPVFEQSTHVVRALRQVVGEEVPIIGVGGIFSGADARAKIDAGAKLVQVYSGLIYRGPTLVRDCAAALRA, from the coding sequence GTGCTCAACGCGCTCTACCCCCTGCTCCGCCCCGCCCTGTTCTCGATGGACGCGGAGGACGCCCACCACTTCACCCTGAACAATCTCCTGCGCGCGCAGCGCATGGGCCTGGCCGGCTGCATCGGCAACCGGATCGCCGACGATCCGCGCACGGTGATGGGCGTGCGCTTCCCCAACCCGGTAGGCCTTGCCGCCGGCCTGGACAAGGACGGCGCCTATATCGACGGGCTGGCGGCGTTCGGCTTCGGCTTCATCGAAGTGGGCACCGTCACGCCGCGCGCGCAGGCCGGCAACCCGCGCCCGCGCATGTTCCGCCTGCCGCAGGCCGATGCGCTGATCAACCGCATGGGCTTCAACAACGGCGGCGTCGATGCCTTCATCGCCAACGTCAGGGCCTCGCGCTGGAAGGCTGAAGGCGGCGTGCTGGGCCTGAACATCGGCAAGAACGCCGACACGCCGATCGAACGCGCCGCCGATGATTACCTGTACTGCCTGGAGCGCGTCTATCCGCACGCGAGCTACGTGACGGTCAACATCTCGTCGCCGAACACCAAGAACCTGCGCCAGCTCCAGGGCGCCAGCGAACTCGACAGCCTGCTGTCGACGCTCAAGAGCGCGCAGCAACGACTGGCCGACCAGCACAAGCGCTACGTGCCGGTGGCGCTGAAGATTGCGCCGGATCTCGACGCCGACCAGATTGGCAATATCGGCGACGCGCTGGTGCGCCACAAGATCGACGGCGTGATCGCCACCAACACCACGATCTCGCGCGATGCCGTGAAGGGCCTGCCGCACGCAGAAGAAGCCGGCGGCCTGTCCGGGCGGCCCGTATTCGAGCAGTCGACGCACGTAGTGCGCGCGCTGCGCCAGGTGGTCGGCGAAGAAGTGCCGATCATCGGCGTGGGCGGCATCTTCAGCGGCGCCGACGCGCGCGCCAAGATCGATGCCGGCGCCAAGCTCGTGCAGGTCTATAGCGGCCTGATCTACCGCGGCCCGACGCTGGTGCGCGACTGTGCCGCCGCGCTGCGCGCCTGA
- a CDS encoding aldo/keto reductase: METIRLGRSDLQVSRICLGTMTFGEQNTEAEGHSQLDYALSRGINFIDTAEMYPVRPRAETYSRTEQIIGNWLKRQPRDRVVLATKVAGPGRMPWIRNGDDFTPAGIRAAVDASLQRLQTDYIDLYQIHWPARNAPIFGQTRFDPSLERPCTPIQAQLETFAELVQAGKIRHVGVSNETPWGVAEFVRLAEQHGLPRIATIQNPYNLVNRSFEQGLDEACFRSDVSLLVYSPLAFGQLTGKYLSGDPAKPVFNHAAVGRLTRFGADWSPRYMRAETMAASARYVELARKAGLSPAALALAWCYSRWFAASTIIGATSLEQLRENIDARQTQLHEDVIAAIGEIHKEICNPAQ, encoded by the coding sequence ATGGAAACCATCCGCCTCGGACGCAGCGACCTGCAGGTCTCGCGCATCTGCCTGGGCACCATGACCTTCGGCGAGCAGAACACGGAAGCCGAGGGTCACAGCCAGCTCGACTATGCGCTCTCGCGCGGGATCAATTTCATCGATACCGCCGAGATGTACCCGGTCAGGCCGCGCGCCGAAACCTACAGCCGCACCGAGCAGATCATCGGCAACTGGCTCAAACGCCAGCCGCGCGACCGCGTGGTCCTGGCGACCAAGGTCGCCGGGCCTGGCCGGATGCCGTGGATCCGCAATGGGGACGACTTCACGCCCGCGGGCATCCGCGCGGCGGTGGACGCGTCGCTGCAGCGGCTGCAGACCGACTACATCGACCTGTACCAGATCCACTGGCCCGCGCGCAACGCGCCGATCTTCGGGCAGACCCGCTTCGATCCGTCCCTGGAGCGGCCCTGCACCCCGATCCAGGCGCAGCTCGAAACCTTTGCCGAACTGGTTCAGGCGGGCAAGATCCGCCATGTCGGCGTCTCCAATGAAACGCCATGGGGCGTGGCCGAGTTCGTCAGGCTGGCGGAGCAGCACGGCTTGCCGCGCATCGCCACCATCCAGAACCCGTACAACCTGGTCAACCGCAGCTTCGAGCAGGGCCTGGACGAGGCCTGCTTCCGCAGCGACGTCAGCCTGCTGGTCTACAGCCCACTCGCGTTCGGCCAGCTCACCGGCAAGTACCTGAGCGGCGACCCCGCGAAGCCCGTGTTCAACCACGCCGCGGTCGGCCGGCTGACGCGTTTCGGCGCCGACTGGAGTCCGCGCTATATGCGCGCGGAGACGATGGCGGCGTCCGCCCGCTACGTCGAGCTTGCGCGCAAGGCCGGACTGTCGCCGGCGGCGCTGGCGCTGGCCTGGTGCTATTCGCGCTGGTTTGCCGCGAGCACCATCATCGGCGCCACGTCGCTGGAGCAATTGCGGGAAAACATCGATGCGCGGCAAACGCAATTGCATGAAGACGTGATTGCCGCAATCGGGGAAATCCACAAGGAAATCTGCAATCCCGCGCAATAA
- a CDS encoding ABC transporter substrate-binding protein: MKGLKATKSILGGAVALALLCGGAVHAQTVKVLSIVDHPALDAIRDGVREELKAAGYDADKSLKWEYQSAQGNTGTAAQIARKFVGDNPNAIVAIATPSAQAVVAATKTVPVVYSGVTDPVAAQLVKSWAPSGTNVTGVSDKLPLDKQVALIKRVVPNAKTVGMVYNPGEANSVVVVKELKELLGKQGLTLKEAAAPRTVDIGAAAKSLAGKVDVIYTNTDNNVVSAYEALVKVANESKIPLVAADTDSVKRGAIAALGINYLDLGHQTGKVVVRILKGEKPGVIASETSSNLELFVNTGAAQKQGVTLSPDLVKEAKTVIK, from the coding sequence ATGAAGGGTCTCAAGGCAACCAAGTCCATTCTCGGCGGCGCAGTCGCGCTGGCATTGCTGTGCGGCGGCGCCGTGCACGCCCAGACCGTCAAGGTCCTGTCGATCGTGGACCACCCCGCGCTGGACGCCATCCGCGATGGCGTGCGCGAGGAGCTGAAGGCCGCCGGCTATGACGCCGACAAGAGCCTGAAGTGGGAATACCAGAGCGCCCAGGGCAACACCGGCACCGCCGCCCAGATCGCCCGCAAGTTCGTCGGCGACAACCCCAACGCCATCGTTGCCATCGCCACGCCGTCGGCCCAGGCCGTGGTCGCCGCCACCAAGACCGTGCCCGTGGTGTACTCGGGCGTGACCGATCCGGTCGCCGCGCAACTGGTCAAGAGCTGGGCGCCGTCGGGCACCAACGTGACCGGCGTGTCGGACAAGCTGCCGCTGGACAAGCAGGTTGCCCTGATCAAGCGCGTGGTGCCGAATGCCAAGACCGTCGGCATGGTCTACAACCCGGGCGAAGCCAATTCGGTCGTGGTGGTCAAGGAACTGAAGGAACTGCTGGGAAAGCAGGGCCTGACCCTGAAGGAAGCCGCCGCCCCGCGCACGGTTGACATCGGCGCCGCCGCCAAGAGCCTGGCCGGCAAGGTCGACGTGATCTACACCAACACCGACAACAACGTGGTTTCGGCCTACGAAGCGCTGGTCAAGGTTGCCAACGAGTCGAAGATTCCGCTGGTCGCCGCCGACACCGACAGCGTCAAGCGTGGCGCCATCGCCGCGCTGGGCATCAACTACCTGGACCTGGGCCACCAGACCGGCAAGGTCGTGGTGCGCATCCTGAAGGGCGAGAAGCCGGGCGTGATCGCCTCGGAAACCAGCAGCAACCTTGAACTGTTCGTGAACACCGGCGCCGCGCAGAAGCAAGGCGTGACGCTGTCGCCGGACCTGGTCAAGGAAGCCAAGACCGTCATCAAGTAA
- a CDS encoding ABC transporter permease: MSLFSLLGALEIGLIFSLVALGVLISFRILNFPDLTVDGSFPLGGAVAATLISAGQDPFVATAIAIVAGAVAGFITGWLNVRLKIMDLLASILMMIALYSVNLRIMGRPNVPLITEPTLFTILQPEWLPDYVLRPLVLFIVVVVAKVGLDWFFSSQLGLAMRATGANPRMARAQGIATGRATLAGMALSNGLVALAGALFAQTQGGSDISMGIGTIVIGLAAVIIGETILPARRLVWATLAVVLGAILYRFFIALALNSDFIGLKAQDLNLVTAALVTIALVLPATRKKLFARKNGGA, from the coding sequence ATGTCCCTTTTTTCCCTTCTGGGTGCCCTGGAGATCGGCCTGATCTTCAGCCTGGTTGCCCTCGGGGTGCTGATTTCCTTCCGCATCCTCAATTTTCCCGACCTGACCGTTGACGGCAGCTTCCCGCTGGGCGGCGCCGTGGCCGCGACGCTGATCTCGGCCGGGCAGGACCCGTTTGTCGCCACTGCCATCGCCATCGTGGCCGGCGCCGTGGCCGGCTTCATCACCGGCTGGCTGAACGTGCGGCTCAAGATCATGGACCTGCTCGCCAGTATCCTGATGATGATCGCACTGTACTCGGTCAACCTGCGCATCATGGGCCGCCCCAATGTGCCGCTGATCACCGAACCGACGCTCTTCACCATCCTGCAGCCCGAATGGCTGCCGGACTACGTGCTGCGCCCGCTGGTGCTGTTCATCGTGGTGGTGGTCGCCAAGGTCGGCCTGGACTGGTTCTTCTCGTCGCAGCTCGGCCTGGCCATGCGTGCCACCGGCGCCAATCCGCGCATGGCGCGCGCGCAGGGCATCGCCACCGGCCGCGCCACGCTGGCCGGCATGGCGCTGTCCAACGGACTGGTCGCACTGGCCGGCGCGCTGTTCGCGCAGACCCAGGGCGGCTCCGATATCTCGATGGGCATCGGCACCATCGTGATCGGCCTGGCCGCGGTGATCATCGGCGAAACCATCCTGCCGGCACGCCGCCTGGTATGGGCCACGCTTGCCGTGGTGCTGGGCGCCATCCTGTATCGCTTCTTCATTGCGCTGGCGCTGAACAGCGACTTCATCGGCCTCAAGGCGCAGGACCTGAACCTGGTCACCGCCGCGCTGGTGACGATCGCCCTGGTGCTGCCCGCCACCCGCAAGAAGCTGTTTGCCCGCAAGAACGGAGGTGCCTGA
- a CDS encoding ABC transporter ATP-binding protein, translated as MLRAQDLKLTFNPGTPIETRALRGLSLEIPSGQFVAVIGSNGAGKSTFLNAISGDQMVDSGRITIDDTDVTRQPAWDRAPLVARVFQDPMAGTCEALTIEENMALAMARGAKRGFRPALNRTSRELFREKLRLLNLGLENRLTDRIGLLSGGQRQAVSLLMASLQPSRILLLDEHTAALDPKTAAFVLELTARIVEESKLTTMMVTHSMRQALDYGQRTVMLHQGQVVLDVSGDKRKGLDVPDLLRMFEQTRHEQLDDDALLLG; from the coding sequence ATGCTGCGCGCACAAGACCTGAAGCTCACCTTCAACCCGGGCACGCCGATCGAGACCCGCGCGCTGCGCGGCCTGAGCCTGGAAATCCCGAGCGGCCAGTTCGTGGCCGTGATCGGCTCCAACGGCGCCGGCAAGTCGACCTTCCTGAATGCGATCAGCGGCGACCAGATGGTCGATTCCGGCCGCATCACCATCGACGACACCGACGTGACGCGCCAGCCCGCATGGGATCGCGCGCCCCTCGTGGCACGCGTATTCCAGGACCCGATGGCCGGCACCTGCGAGGCGCTGACGATCGAAGAGAACATGGCGCTGGCGATGGCCCGCGGCGCCAAGCGCGGCTTCCGCCCGGCGCTGAACCGCACCTCGCGCGAGCTGTTCCGCGAGAAGCTGCGCCTGCTGAACCTGGGCCTGGAAAACCGCCTGACCGACCGCATCGGCCTGCTCTCGGGCGGCCAGCGCCAGGCGGTGAGCCTGCTGATGGCCTCGCTGCAGCCGTCGCGCATCCTGCTGCTCGACGAGCACACCGCCGCACTGGATCCGAAGACCGCCGCGTTCGTGCTGGAACTGACCGCGCGCATCGTCGAGGAAAGCAAGCTGACGACGATGATGGTCACGCACAGCATGCGCCAGGCACTGGACTACGGCCAGCGCACGGTGATGCTGCACCAGGGCCAGGTCGTGCTGGACGTGTCCGGTGACAAGCGCAAGGGGCTCGATGTACCCGACCTGCTGCGCATGTTCGAGCAGACGCGGCACGAGCAGCTGGACGACGACGCGCTGCTGCTGGGCTGA